One window of Rasiella rasia genomic DNA carries:
- a CDS encoding SCO family protein codes for MLQFFSKYKFFLVVLLVLSIIIISVIYSVLKPKEILPVFQPSEVNVELVDSTLHYKKKYHTIADFSLKNQNGAIVTQDNYKDKIYVADFFFTTCQTICPVMTGNMAKLQEALKNDADVLLLSHTVQPEVDTIAQLKRYALEKGVNDAKWNLVTGEKEQIYNLARKSYLAAKDAPYSPYELIHTENFVLVDTKKRIRGFYDGTQPEAIERLLKDIAILKAE; via the coding sequence ATGCTTCAATTCTTTTCAAAATACAAATTCTTTTTGGTGGTACTGTTAGTCCTTTCCATCATTATAATTTCTGTCATTTATTCTGTATTAAAGCCAAAAGAAATATTGCCAGTTTTTCAACCTTCTGAAGTAAATGTAGAATTGGTAGACAGTACGCTTCATTACAAGAAAAAATACCACACCATTGCCGATTTCAGTTTAAAAAATCAGAATGGAGCAATTGTTACGCAAGACAACTATAAAGATAAGATTTACGTTGCCGATTTCTTTTTTACAACCTGCCAAACCATATGTCCAGTAATGACAGGTAATATGGCCAAGTTACAAGAAGCGCTTAAAAACGATGCAGATGTATTGCTCCTTTCTCACACCGTACAACCTGAAGTAGACACTATTGCTCAACTTAAAAGATATGCATTAGAAAAAGGCGTAAACGATGCTAAATGGAACCTTGTTACTGGCGAAAAAGAACAAATTTACAATCTGGCACGCAAAAGTTATTTGGCCGCAAAAGATGCTCCGTATAGTCCTTATGAGCTTATTCACACAGAAAATTTTGTGCTGGTTGACACCAAAAAACGAATTCGTGGTTTCTACGACGGCACCCAACCAGAAGCTATAGAGAGACTACTAAAAGATATAGCTATCTTAAAGGCAGAATAA
- a CDS encoding FeoA family protein, with translation MLTIANLKKGERAIIKSFEVESVPLKLLEMGCLPGNEVMIVQQAPFRDPLYLNINGSHLAIRKETASLIQIERI, from the coding sequence ATGCTTACCATAGCTAATTTAAAAAAAGGTGAACGCGCTATTATCAAATCGTTTGAAGTAGAGAGCGTACCTTTAAAACTCCTAGAAATGGGGTGTTTACCAGGCAATGAGGTAATGATTGTACAACAAGCTCCTTTTCGTGACCCATTATATTTAAATATAAATGGGAGTCACTTGGCTATTCGCAAAGAGACAGCTTCCCTTATTCAAATTGAACGCATCTAG
- the feoB gene encoding ferrous iron transport protein B: MARQINVALIGNPNTGKTSVFNRLTGLNQKVGNYPGITVEKKEGICKLDRGLKAHVIDLPGTYSLNASSLDENVVIELLLNKNDKDFPDVAVVVADVENLKRNLLLFTQIKDLGIPTILAINMSDRMTRKAISIDIEVLEDKLETKIALISSRKNEGFDILTEYIANHATLSTKPCVNASVIAPDYFERLRKAFPNQDLYKLWLVITQDVNFGKLERGELNTIATFQTESKSNLKRLQQKETIARYQFINGVLKETLTIDTANAKDFRSSLDRILTHKIWGYVIFFGILLLIFQAIFDWSSYPMDFIDTSFAQLSEWVKNTLPAGDFTNLLAEGIISGLGGIIIFIPQIAFLFLFIAILEESGYMSRVVFLMDRIMRRFGLSGKSVVPLVSGTACAIPAIMATRNIESWKERLITILVTPFTTCSARLPVYLIIIALVIPDQRVLGIFSLQGLTLMFLYLLGFGAALFSAWLLNKTLKIRSKTFFVVEMPNYKVPMFKNVAITVIEKTKSFVVGAGKIILAISIILWVLASYGPGDFNNASEIVAQQANAENLSEEELETKIASYKLEHSYIGILGKGIEPAVEPLGYDWKIGIAIVSSFAAREVFVGTLATIYSVGSEEEETIKNRMAAEVNPVLGTPQFNFASGVSLLLFYAFAMQCMSTLAVVRRETNSWKWPLWQLIAMSAIAYVVALAAYQFLK, from the coding sequence ATGGCTCGACAGATTAATGTAGCACTTATCGGGAATCCTAACACGGGTAAAACATCTGTTTTTAATAGACTCACAGGGCTGAACCAAAAAGTTGGAAATTATCCCGGAATCACTGTTGAGAAAAAAGAAGGAATCTGCAAATTAGACCGCGGACTCAAAGCGCACGTTATTGACCTTCCTGGAACGTATAGTTTGAATGCATCTTCTCTAGATGAAAATGTAGTGATAGAGCTGCTACTAAATAAAAACGACAAAGATTTTCCCGATGTAGCCGTAGTAGTTGCCGATGTAGAAAACCTAAAACGAAATTTGCTGCTATTTACGCAGATAAAAGATTTAGGAATCCCAACTATTTTAGCAATAAACATGTCTGATAGAATGACCCGAAAGGCCATTTCTATAGATATTGAAGTGTTAGAAGATAAGTTAGAGACTAAAATTGCGTTGATTAGCTCACGAAAAAATGAAGGGTTTGATATCCTTACCGAATATATCGCGAACCACGCAACGCTTTCAACCAAGCCTTGTGTAAATGCCTCTGTTATTGCGCCAGACTATTTTGAACGTCTTCGTAAAGCATTTCCAAACCAAGATTTATATAAGCTTTGGTTGGTTATTACACAAGATGTTAACTTTGGTAAGTTAGAACGTGGTGAACTTAATACCATCGCTACATTTCAGACTGAAAGCAAAAGTAATTTAAAGCGTCTTCAGCAAAAAGAGACCATCGCTCGCTACCAATTTATAAACGGTGTTTTAAAAGAAACCCTTACTATAGACACGGCAAATGCAAAAGATTTTAGAAGCAGCTTAGATCGTATTTTAACGCATAAAATCTGGGGGTACGTTATTTTCTTCGGCATTCTACTCCTTATTTTTCAAGCTATTTTTGACTGGAGTAGCTACCCGATGGACTTTATAGACACCTCGTTTGCGCAATTGAGTGAATGGGTTAAAAACACATTGCCGGCGGGTGATTTTACCAACCTTCTTGCCGAAGGAATTATTTCTGGGTTAGGAGGGATTATCATTTTTATTCCACAAATTGCATTTCTCTTTTTATTTATTGCCATACTCGAAGAAAGCGGCTATATGAGTCGTGTTGTGTTTTTAATGGATCGAATTATGCGACGCTTTGGTTTGAGCGGAAAAAGCGTTGTACCACTAGTTTCTGGAACAGCCTGTGCCATTCCTGCAATTATGGCGACTCGCAATATAGAAAGTTGGAAAGAGCGATTGATTACCATTTTGGTTACTCCTTTTACCACCTGCTCGGCACGACTACCTGTGTATTTAATAATCATTGCACTGGTAATTCCAGACCAACGAGTTTTAGGAATTTTTAGTCTTCAAGGGCTTACGTTAATGTTTTTATATCTCTTAGGATTTGGAGCCGCGTTATTTTCGGCTTGGTTGCTCAACAAAACATTAAAAATTCGAAGCAAAACCTTCTTTGTTGTTGAAATGCCTAATTACAAAGTACCCATGTTTAAAAATGTTGCCATTACGGTAATTGAAAAAACAAAGTCTTTTGTAGTAGGAGCGGGTAAAATTATATTAGCTATTTCAATTATTCTATGGGTACTTGCAAGTTACGGACCAGGAGATTTTAACAATGCTTCGGAAATCGTCGCACAACAAGCTAATGCAGAGAACCTTTCCGAAGAAGAACTAGAAACTAAAATTGCTTCGTATAAATTAGAACACAGTTATATTGGTATTCTGGGTAAAGGCATAGAGCCTGCTGTAGAACCATTGGGCTACGATTGGAAAATTGGAATTGCCATTGTAAGTTCTTTTGCCGCTCGTGAAGTATTTGTAGGTACCCTCGCTACTATATACAGCGTAGGGAGCGAAGAAGAAGAAACTATAAAAAACCGTATGGCAGCCGAAGTTAACCCTGTTTTAGGAACCCCGCAATTTAACTTTGCTAGCGGTGTCTCACTTTTGCTATTTTATGCTTTTGCTATGCAATGTATGAGTACACTTGCCGTTGTGAGACGTGAAACCAATAGCTGGAAATGGCCTCTTTGGCAGCTAATAGCCATGAGTGCTATTGCCTATGTCGTGGCGCTAGCAGCTTATCAATTTTTAAAGTAA